GAAGGTTGTAGATTGCCGCCAATTCTGCTTTCACTTCACCAACAGTTTTGCCAATAGCATCTATTCTAAGAAACTCTTCGCCAACAGCTTCGCGTAAATGAGCGAAAAACATTACTTTATTCATTCAAATCGTCCTCCTCCGGCTTACCGCTTGGATAAGCAACTGTTTCGAGCTGGTTGCCCATCCACTCTTCGCCATCTTCCCAATGTTCTTTTTTCCAAATCGGGACAATTTCTTTGATCCTCTCAATCGCATAACGATTGGCATCGTAAGCATCGGCACGGTGGGGAGTGGAAACAGCAATAACAACGGCAATATCCGTGATATCAAGACGGCCGACACGATGGGTTATGGCCACCTGAGAACCTTCCCAGCGCTCTTCAATTTCCCTGCCGATTTGCTCAAGCTTTTTCACAGCCATGGCTTCATATGCATCGTAAATTAAAAATAGCGTCTTCTTTCCTTTTGTTAACTCACGAACCGTGCCAATAAAAGTAGTGATCGCTCCAGCATTACGCTGAACGACCTTATCAATGACCGATTGTATATCAATGGGTTCTTTTGAAATTTGAAAATTCATTTTCAGCACCTCTTCAGACCAAATTCTTTGGCTTGCGCATTTTCCACTACTTCATATCCGCCAATCTTTTCAACCTGCTCTTTAAATGATGGTGATTGGATAATTTCGATTAATAATTTGCCGCTTTCACTTTCAAAAAAGCTTCTCGTCATCACTAAATCATACTCTTCATCGGCAACAGGAACAAAATCCAGGTCCATAGCTTTTGCGGCGGGATAAATCCCGAGTC
This Neobacillus sp. YX16 DNA region includes the following protein-coding sequences:
- the moaD gene encoding molybdopterin converting factor subunit 1 is translated as MNKVMFFAHLREAVGEEFLRIDAIGKTVGEVKAELAAIYNLPKLDTVMTAINEEFAQDDEVIQDGDEIAFIPPVSGG
- a CDS encoding molybdenum cofactor biosynthesis protein MoaE, with product MNFQISKEPIDIQSVIDKVVQRNAGAITTFIGTVRELTKGKKTLFLIYDAYEAMAVKKLEQIGREIEERWEGSQVAITHRVGRLDITDIAVVIAVSTPHRADAYDANRYAIERIKEIVPIWKKEHWEDGEEWMGNQLETVAYPSGKPEEDDLNE